From the Vulpes lagopus strain Blue_001 chromosome 15, ASM1834538v1, whole genome shotgun sequence genome, one window contains:
- the LOC121476221 gene encoding olfactory receptor 51I2-like — translation MELINRSLFQPPTLLLTGIPGLEAIQIWISIPLCVMYLIALLGNCIILFVIKTTSRLHEPQYIFLSMLATTDVGLSLSTLPTVLMVFLLNHREIEFHSCLTQMFFIHTFSSMESAILLAMAFDRFVAICNPLHYTMVLTSPRIIGMGIAAMVRGVVLMVPLPILLKRLSFCKDVILSHCYCYHPDVMKLACGPVRVNIIYGLSLVLCSFGVDAVFIVISYILILKTVLDIASEDGQLKALNTCVSHIFTVCIFYVPLIVLALIHRFGTFTSPLLHVTMANLFLFLTPVLNPLVYSLKTKQIRSVIYKVFKGRGNLFK, via the coding sequence ATGGAACTTATAAATAGGAGCTTGTTCCAGCCACCCACTCTCCTTCTGACAGGCATTCCTGGACTGGAGGCTATACAAATATGGATCTCTATCCCATTGTGTGTCATGTATCTAATTGCTCTCCTGGGGAACTGCATCATCCTCTTTGTTATCAAAACGACCTCCAGGCTTCATGAGCCTCAGTACATCTTCCTATCTATGCTGGCAACCACAGATGTGGGTCTGTCTTTATCAACTCTACCTACAGTACTCATGGTCTTCCTCTTGAATCACAGAGAAATTGAGTTCCATTCTTGTCTAACACAGATGTTCTTCATCCATACCTTCTCCTCCATGGAGTCAGCCATCCTATTGGCCATGGCCTTTGACCGATTTGTAGCTATTTGCAACCCACTGCACTACACCATGGTCTTAACTTCTCCTCGGATTATTGGGATGGGGATTGCAGCCATGGTAAGGGGAGTGGTGTTGATGGTACCCTTGCCAATCCTGCTCAAGCGATTGTCCTTCTGCAAGGATGTTATTCTATCACATTGTTACTGTTATCATCCTGATGTTATGAAACTGGCCTGTGGCCCTGTCAGAGTCAACATCATCTATGGGTTGTCCCTTGTCCTCTGCTCCTTTGGAGTTGATGCTGTGTTCATTGTCATTTCATACATCCTTATTTTGAAAACAGTGCTGGATATTGCCTCAGAAGATGGTCAGCTCAAGGCACTTAATACTTGTGTTTCCCACATTTTTACTGTCTGCATCTTTTATGTGCCACTCATTGTGCTGGCTCTAATTCACAGGTTTGGGACATTCACGTCTCCTCTTCTCCATGTCACCATGGccaatctctttctcttcttgacCCCTGTCCTTAATCCCTTGGTTTATAGCCTGAAAACCAAACAGATAAGATCTGTAATATACAAGGTATTCAAGGGCAGGGGAAACTTGTTCAAGTAG
- the LOC121476143 gene encoding olfactory receptor 51G2-like encodes MSFQVNWYNNNQFSRVKRPTGMVCKHLGLLSYVHFTMLAFNSTASNWPTFSFIGIPGLEAAHIWISIPFCVLYIIALVGNALLLILVTAEQNLHEPQFYFLAVLALTDLGLSLSTMPSVLAVFWFDARHIGLDACLTQMFFIHTLSSVESGILVAMAFDRLVAICAPLNYTRILTHYTVACLSGAAVLRGATLLAPLPFFLKTFPFCGTNILSHSYCYYPDMLNLACGDVSFSSAYGLVFVLCTFVVDVIFIIASYMKILGTIMKLETQDRNWKSLHTCACHLCTVLVFYLPLISLAVLHRYSRDASPVLYTTMSNAYLLMTPLLNPLVYSVKSRQIQAALRKRFWVQRVIAGE; translated from the exons ATGTCCTTTCAAGTAAATTGGTATAACAATAACCAGTTTTCCAGGGTAAAGAGACCAACAGGAATG GTTTGCAAGCATCTTGGACTACTGTCCTACGTACATTTTACTATGTTGGCTTTTAATAGCACTGCCTCTAATTGGCCCACTTTCTCCTTCATTGGTATTCCTGGTCTGGAGGCTGCACATATATGGATCTCCATCCCTTTCTGTGTCCTGTACATCATAGCCCTTGTGGGTAATGCTCTTCTGCTTATCCTAGTTACAGCAGAGCAGAATCTTCATGAACCTCAGTTCTATTTTTTGGCTGTGCTTGCCCTTACTGACCTAGGTCTTTCATTGTCTACAATGCCTAGTGTCTTGGCTGTCTTCTGGTTTGATGCCCGACACATTGGCCTGGATGCCTGCCTAACCCAAATGTTCTTCATTCACACCCTCTCCTCGGTAGAATCAGGTATTCTTGTGGCCATGGCTTTTGACCGTTTGGTAGCTATCTGCGCTCCATTAAACTACACCAGGATCCTTACCCACTATACTGTTGCCTGCCTTAGTGGAGCTGCTGTCTTACGAGGCGCCACTCTGCTGGctcctctgccttttttccttAAGACTTTTCCTTTCTGTGGGACCAATATCCTCTCACATTCTTATTGCTACTACCCAGATATGCTCAACCTGGCCTGTGGGGATGTCTCTTTCAGCAGTGCCTATGGGTTGGTTTTTGTCCTTTGCACATTTGTAGTGGATGTCATCTTTATCATAGCTTCATATATGAAGATCTTGGGCACTATTATGAAGCTGGAGACTCAAGACAGAAACTGGAAATCACTGCACACCTGTGCCTGCCACCTGTGCACAGTGCTTGTGTTTTACCTGCCCCTCATCAGCTTGGCAGTGCTGCATCGTTACAGCCGGGATGCTTCTCCAGTTCTGTATACCACCATGAGTAATGCCTACCTCCTCATGACACCACTACTCAACCCTCTTGTCTACAGTGTCAAATCCAGGCAGATCCAGGCTGCTCTGCGCAAGCGATTTTGGGTGCAACGTGTCATTGCtggggaatga